One genomic segment of Ricinus communis isolate WT05 ecotype wild-type chromosome 3, ASM1957865v1, whole genome shotgun sequence includes these proteins:
- the LOC8276216 gene encoding uncharacterized protein LOC8276216: MAATQLSLQILHHPIPTTCLTPRRLSSNFKTTKLSVTTTNQNSKWSLRLSLVEQSPPAESTKVDVKQLMNFLYDDLPHLFDDQGIDQTAYDDRVKFRDPITKHDSISGYLFNIALLKVVFRPEFFLHWVKQTGPYEITTRWTMVMKFMPLPWKPELVFTGTSVMGINPENGKFSSHLDYWDSIKNNEYFSLEGLRDVFKQLRIYKTPDLETPRYQILKRTASYEVRKYTPFIVVETSGDRLSGSTGFNDVAGYIFGKNSTMEKIPMTTPVFTEANDPEASKVSIQIVLPLDKDLSSLPDPNQEKISLRKVEGGAAAVLKFSGKPTEDIVRQKEKALRASLIQDGLRPKAGCLLARYNDPGRTWSFTMRNEVLIWLEEFSLE; encoded by the exons ATGGCCGCCACTCAACTTTCCCTTCAAATCCTCCACCACCCGATCCCCACCACCTGCCTCACTCCCCGGCGACTTTCCAGCAACTTCAAAACCACTAAATTATCAGTTACTACAACTAATCAGAATTCGAAATGGTCCCTTAGGCTAAGTCTAGTGGAGCAGAGCCCGCCTGCGGAATCAACAAAAGTTGATGTCAAACAGTTAATGAACTTCTTGTATGATGATCTTCCCCACCTGTTTGATGATCAGGGTATTGATCAAACGGCTTATGATGATCGTGTTAAGTTCAGGGACCCCATTACTAAGCATGATAGCATTAGTGGCTACCTCTTTAATATTGCTCTTCTGAAGGTCGTCTTTAGGCCTGAGTTTTTCTTGCATTGGGTTAAGCAG ACAGGACCTTATGAAATAACTACCAGATGGACTATGGTCATGAAGTTCATGCCTCTTCCATGGAAACCAGAATTGGTCTTTACAGGAACATCTGTAATGGGCATTAATCCAGAGAATGGGAAATTTTCCAGCCATTTG GACTATTGGGATTCTATAAAGAACAATGAGTACTTCTCACTTGAAGGGTTACGGGATGTATTTAAGCAG TTGAGGATTTACAAGACTCCTGACTTGGAAACCCCCAGATATCAGATACTGAAAAGAACTGCAAGTTATGAG GTaagaaaatataccccatttattGTTGTAGAAACAAGTGGAGATAGATTGTCGGGGTCAACTGGATTCAATGATGTTGCTGG GTATATCTTCGGAAAGAATTCGACAATGGAAAAAATACCAATGACTACACCTGTCTTCACTGAGGCAAATGATCCTGAAGCATCTAAAGTGTCCATTCAGATAGTTCTTCCATTGGATAAAGACTTGAGCAG TCTACCAGATCCTAATCAAGAGAAAATTAGCCTGAGGAAGGTGGAAGGAGGCGCTGCTGCAGTACTGAAGTTCAGTGGAAAACCAACTGAGGATATTGTTCGTCAAAAAGAGAAAGCACTGCGTGCAAGTCTTATTCAAGATGGTCTTAGACCAAAAGCAGGTTGTTTGCTTGCTCGCTACAATGATCCAGGCCGAACATGGAGCTTCACGATG AGGAACGAGGTGCTGATTTGGCTTGAAGAATTCTCACTGGAATAA